One window of Cucurbita pepo subsp. pepo cultivar mu-cu-16 chromosome LG19, ASM280686v2, whole genome shotgun sequence genomic DNA carries:
- the LOC111781094 gene encoding 10 kDa chaperonin, mitochondrial-like, translating into MAKRLVPLLNRVLIEKIVPPAKTNSGILLPEKSSKLNSGKVISVGPGTRDRDGNIIPVVVKEGETVLLPEYGGTEVKLGEKQFYLYRDEDLLGTLHE; encoded by the exons ATGGCGAAGCGATTAGTTCCATTGCTGAATCGCGTTCTGATCGAGAAGATTGTTCCCCCTGCCAAAACCAATTCCGGCATTTTGCTTCCTGAGAAGTCCAGCAAG CTCAACTCTGGAAAAGTTATCTCTGTTGGTCCTGGGACTCGTGACAGAGATGGAAACATTATCCCTGTTGTTGTAAAGGAAGGTGAAACCGTCCTTCTACCAGAATATGGAGGAACTGAAGTCAAGCTTGGAGAAAAGCA GTTCTATCTATACCGTGATGAAGATCTGCTAGGAACACTTCACGAATGA